The Chloroflexota bacterium genome window below encodes:
- a CDS encoding MarR family transcriptional regulator encodes MASKKERTVEKRADYVDRMLGVWVREIPSLDRLTEGIVERIDILSRYFDQSMETTLAEFGLDRRTHRVLARLRYQGLPYRLSAGQLAEGMGLSSGAMTNRLDRLESAGLVRRLPDPEDRRGVLVEPTEAGHAAWDRATDTQAGKEALIASALTETEKERLHALLRRLMRAFPHEVRVGAKHRKAADAEE; translated from the coding sequence ATGGCCTCGAAAAAGGAGCGGACTGTCGAGAAACGGGCCGACTACGTCGACAGGATGCTAGGGGTCTGGGTCCGCGAGATCCCGAGCCTCGATCGTCTGACCGAGGGGATCGTCGAGCGGATCGACATCCTCTCCCGATACTTCGACCAGTCGATGGAGACTACGCTGGCCGAATTCGGGCTCGACCGACGCACGCATCGGGTGCTCGCCAGGCTCCGCTACCAGGGGCTGCCCTATCGCCTCTCCGCTGGACAGCTCGCCGAGGGGATGGGCCTCTCGAGCGGTGCCATGACCAACCGGCTCGATCGCCTGGAATCTGCCGGCCTCGTTCGGCGCCTGCCGGATCCTGAGGATCGGCGCGGGGTGCTGGTCGAGCCCACGGAGGCCGGGCACGCGGCCTGGGACCGCGCCACCGATACGCAGGCCGGCAAGGAAGCATTGATCGCATCGGCCCTGACCGAAACTGAGAAGGAACGCCTGCACGCCCTGCTGCGGCGCCTGATGCGCGCATTCCCCCACGAGGTTCGGGTGGGCGCCAAGCACCGGAAGGCGGCGGACGCCGAGGAGTAG
- the nth gene encoding endonuclease III, with translation MPPRRKPSPQKLAADRRARRRLVDLVLERLGDRYHRPTWAGPRVDPVSELVLTILSQNTADTNSFRAFTALRARYASWPEVLAAPTDELEEVLRPGGLAPTKSRRIQAVLAEVERTTHGSWDLSFLGEWPLEEARAWLMVLPGIGRKTAAIVLLFGFGRPALPVDTHVHRVALRLGLIPLRTDVERAHLLLEAALRPDEMYPFHVEMIRHGRDTCRAPRPICGLCPLTDVCPYFALARRGKAPMAPVPRGSPADGGAPRYHHELIHGWAPPERR, from the coding sequence ATGCCTCCGCGCCGCAAGCCTTCCCCACAGAAACTCGCCGCCGACCGTCGCGCGCGCAGGCGCCTCGTCGACCTCGTCCTCGAGCGGCTGGGCGACCGCTATCACCGCCCGACCTGGGCGGGACCGCGCGTGGACCCGGTCAGCGAGCTGGTCCTCACCATCCTGTCCCAGAACACGGCCGACACAAACTCGTTCAGGGCCTTCACCGCCTTGCGGGCACGGTACGCCAGCTGGCCCGAAGTCCTGGCCGCTCCCACCGACGAGCTGGAGGAGGTGCTTCGCCCCGGTGGCCTGGCTCCCACCAAGTCGCGGCGCATCCAGGCCGTCCTGGCGGAGGTCGAACGCACCACCCACGGCAGCTGGGACCTCTCCTTCCTCGGCGAGTGGCCGCTGGAGGAGGCGCGGGCGTGGCTGATGGTGCTGCCGGGGATCGGACGCAAAACGGCGGCGATCGTGCTCCTATTCGGCTTTGGCCGGCCCGCGTTGCCGGTCGACACCCACGTGCATCGGGTCGCGCTGCGCCTGGGGCTGATCCCGCTCCGGACCGATGTCGAACGCGCGCACCTGCTGCTCGAGGCGGCACTCCGGCCTGACGAGATGTACCCGTTCCACGTCGAGATGATTCGGCATGGGCGCGATACCTGCCGGGCCCCGCGACCGATCTGCGGCCTCTGCCCGCTGACGGACGTCTGCCCGTATTTCGCCCTCGCGCGTCGGGGAAAGGCTCCCATGGCGCCGGTCCCGCGCGGCTCGCCGGCGGACGGTGGCGCGCCTCGGTACCACCACGAGCTGATCCACGGTTGGGCGCCCCCCGAGCGTCGTTGA
- a CDS encoding GlsB/YeaQ/YmgE family stress response membrane protein: MDLDPGGIIAWLVVGLIAGWLAGMVMKGSYGIIGNIVVGLIGAFVGGLVFTLITGGGTAGFWGSIVVAFVGAVILIFLVRALPGRSPV; this comes from the coding sequence ATGGACCTCGATCCAGGCGGCATCATTGCATGGCTCGTCGTCGGACTGATCGCTGGCTGGCTGGCCGGCATGGTCATGAAGGGCAGCTACGGGATCATCGGAAACATCGTGGTCGGGCTCATCGGCGCCTTCGTCGGTGGACTCGTCTTCACCCTGATCACCGGTGGCGGGACTGCCGGCTTCTGGGGCAGCATCGTGGTGGCCTTCGTCGGCGCGGTGATCCTGATCTTCCTCGTGCGCGCCCTCCCCGGTCGCTCACCCGTCTGA
- a CDS encoding site-specific integrase, producing the protein MFTNTIGRHLDASTVTHQFQALLAEAGLPRIRFHDLRHSCATLLLNDGVPLHTVSRLLGHSQIAITADTYGHLVPDAARQDGRTCWPVRRSAELMGLQMGLHAGPQGRVAPIRA; encoded by the coding sequence GTGTTCACCAACACGATTGGGCGCCACCTGGACGCTTCGACGGTGACGCATCAGTTCCAGGCGCTGCTGGCCGAGGCCGGGCTGCCCCGCATCCGGTTCCACGACCTACGGCACAGCTGCGCCACGCTGCTGCTGAATGACGGGGTGCCGCTTCACACCGTGTCGCGGCTGCTCGGCCACTCGCAGATCGCCATCACCGCCGACACCTACGGGCACCTCGTGCCCGACGCGGCCCGACAGGATGGGCGTACTTGCTGGCCGGTGCGGCGGTCGGCTGAACTAATGGGCCTACAGATGGGCCTACACGCGGGGCCGCAAGGCCGCGTGGCGCCGATTCGTGCGTGA